One region of Eleutherodactylus coqui strain aEleCoq1 chromosome 5, aEleCoq1.hap1, whole genome shotgun sequence genomic DNA includes:
- the LOC136628529 gene encoding plasmalemma vesicle-associated protein-like has product MDPNYAMAKFGLESKDMITSKHRGCWYYTKYFFLFSSIIQFLIILGLVLFLCYGNAHVGTELRLKSLENRYADLLTDYSSVSKNFDQLKPKVASLENVNTNCSSLLTTALREMHNRNRTVTIVHPVSTSCESIQNALDRCNTTSIIDTLQLKHKKLILQREYDTLKEKCEQTSAFLTNKFNVTAYEVGKLQEGKDDLETKIKILQNVCTNINGRFQMELERMKRSFEGIISESEHSQYSKCGSISNDINKNVDQSIKWLKDDVKNVMFENSQLKTDNARATVNFQKCSEEKVAIISEKNHLSIEKGRLEKELFEKKEELSKSFSMYMKKEEEIQNCRKMQPGGLMPGVFIPRT; this is encoded by the exons ATGGACCCCAACTATGCAATGGCAAAGTTTGGATTGGAGTCCAAGGATATGATTACATCTAAGCACAGAGGCTGCTGGTATTATACCAAATATTTCTTCCTTTTCTCATCTATCATCCAGTTCCTCATCATccttggtttggttttgttcttgTGTTATGGAAACGCCCATGTTGGGACAGAACTTCGGCTGAAAAGTTTAGAAAATCGCTACGCAGACCTGCTAACCGATTACAGCTCGGTGTCTAAGAATTTTGATCAGTTGAAACCTAAAGTCGCCAGCCTGGAGAATGTAAATACGAACTGCTCAAGCCTACTGACTACGGCTCTTAGAGAAATGCATAACAGAAACAGAACTGTAACCATCGTG CACCCAGTTTCAACATCCTGTGAAAGTATACAAAATGCTCTAGATCGGTGCAACACAACCTCTATAA TTGATACACTTCAATTAAAGCATAAAAAATTAATTCTTCAGAGGGAATATGACACGTTAAAAGAGAAATGCGAGCAAACAAGTGCCTTTCTTACCAACAAATTCAATGTGACCGCTTATGAAGTAGGAAAGCTTCAGGAGGGGAAGGATGACCTGGAAACTAAAATCAAAATTCTACAAAATGTTTGTACTAATATCAATGGGAGGTTTCAGATGGAACTGGAACGTATGAAAAGAAGCTTTGAAGGCATTATCAGCGAATCTGAACACTCCCAGTATTCAAAATGCGGGTCCATAAGTAATGACATTAACAAGAATGTTGATCAATCTATAAAATGGTTGAAAGATGATGTAAAGAATGTCATGTTTGAGAACAGCCAGCTGAAGACAGACAACGCACGAGCGACGGTCAATTTCCAGAAATGCAGCGAAGAGAAGGTCGCCATCATTTCGGAAAAGAATCATCTGTCCATAGAGAAGGGGCGATTGGAGAAGGAATTGTTTGAAAAAAAGGAAGAACTTTCCAAGTCTTTTTCTATGTAtatgaaaaaggaagaagaaatacAGAATTGTCGGAAGATGCAG cctGGGGGACTTATGCCAGGAGTGTTTATACCACGGACTTAA